One Xiphophorus maculatus strain JP 163 A chromosome 10, X_maculatus-5.0-male, whole genome shotgun sequence genomic region harbors:
- the LOC102219103 gene encoding leucine-rich repeat, immunoglobulin-like domain and transmembrane domain-containing protein 1, with the protein MSRHFAAAFCLALVFFPILSTSCPAQCSCFFHKLSDGSKARSVLCNDPEITVIPPNFPSDTSKLRIEKTAITRIASNNFHYLNSLEFLWMSFNSLNSLNADSFRGLYNLDELRLDGNSLTSFPWEALSDMPILRLLDLHNNKISSIPASATIYIKNVTYLDLSSNSLTTLPVEALTMWLSVKPSQDSESSKLILGLHDNPWLCDCRLYDLIQFQKSPSSSVALIDTRLRCADPESLSGVFFTEAELQRCQAPRVHTAVARVRSSLGNNVLLRCGTVGVPIPDLFWSRADGKKMNGTVQQEISKEGIIWSILSVPAVSYRDSGKYVCKATNFVGTADAIISLVITDSIRSEEAVGGVSKRGSRKKPGSMGRAAYQEKLIARYVPPPTSTAAQPIIEPLNGKGVTGRYEIESYSVSDGNSQGQSKNSYPLKSGEVSQGLGNLVANASSLQQVPDKRVVRSVKVIGDTDHTVSLNWRAPTATNTTEFSVLYAVFGERDMRRINVEAGKNRITIEGLVPKTKYIACVCVKGLIPKKEQCVIFSTDEAASASGTQKLINVVVITVACVIAVPLTLIVCCGAIKKRCQKMLGQQTKDMQDSYVTFETLGPGGKAKGMEGEYLTRLNPDESNRLLSARSSVDSEAIARTEGPPNEYFC; encoded by the exons ATGAGCCGGCactttgctgctgctttttgcttggctttagttttttttcctattttaagcACATCATGTCCTGCACAATGCAGCTGCTTCTTTCACAAGTTAAGTGACGGCTCAAAGGCAAG GAGCGTGCTTTGCAATGACCCAGAGATCACTGTGATTCCTCCAAACTTCCCATCTGACACATCAAAGCTACGCATAGAGAAGACGGCAATCACGCGCATCGCCAGCAACAACTTTCACTACCTCAACAGCCTGGAGTTTCTCTGGATGTCTTTCAATTCCCTGAACTCGCTTAATGCAGACAGTTTTCGAGGCCTCTACAACCTGGATGAGCTCAGGCTGGATGGAAACTCCCTCACTTCCTTCCCTTGGGAAGCTTTGAGTGACATGCCCATCCTGAGGCTCCTCGACTTGCACAACAACAAGATCTCCTCTATCCCGGCCTCGGCCACCATTTACATTAAAAACGTCACTTATCTGGATTTATCCAGCAACAGCCTCACAACGCTTCCAGTAGAGGCTCTCACAATGTGGCTGAGCGTGAAGCCTTCCCAAGACTCGGAGTCATCTAAGCTAATTCTGG GTCTTCATGATAACCCATGGCTGTGTGACTGCCGACTCTACGACCTGATCCAGTTTCAGAAATCCCCCTCATCATCCGTGGCACTTATTGACACTCGGCTGAGGTGCGCTGATCCTGAAAGCctgtctggggttttttttactgaagcaGAGCTTCAGAGGTGCCAGGCCCCCAGGGTGCACACGGCTGTGGCTCGCGTTCGGAGCTCACTGGGCAACAACGTCCTACTGCGCTGTGGAACTGTTGGGGTCCCCATTCCGGACCTTTTCTGGAGCCGTGCTGATGGCAAGAAAATGAATGGCACAG TTCAGCAAGAGATTTCAAAGGAAGGCATCATTTGGTCAATTCTGAGTGTCCCCGCAGTCTCCTACAGGGATTCTGGGAAGTATGTGTGCAAAGCCACCAACTTTGTGGGCACTGCGGATGCCATCATCTCCTTGGTGATCACTGATTCCATTCGATCGGAGGAAGCAGTTGGTGGCGTTTCTAAGAGAGGCAGCAGAAAGAAGCCAGGGAGCATGGGAAGAGCAGCTTACCAGGAAAAACTCATTGCGAGATATGTTCCACCACCCACCAGCACTGCAGCTCAACCCATCATTGAACCTCTTAATGGCAAAGGAGTGACTGGGAGATATGAAATTGAGAGCTACAGTGTTTCTGATGGAAATTCTCAAGGACAGTCCAAAAATTCTTACCCTCTAAAGTCAGGGGAGGTGAGTCAAGGTTTAGGTAACCTGGTGGCAAATGCCTCGTCCCTACAGCAAGTTCCTGATAAGAGGGTGGTAAGATCGGTAAAAGTGATTGGGGACACGGATCACACCGTCTCTTTGAACTGGCGTGCCCCCACAGCCACAAACACCACCGAATTCAGTGTCCTATATGCCGTTTTTGGTGAGAGAGATATGCGTCGTATTAATGTGGAAGCTGGAAAGAACCGTATCACCATTGAAGGCCTTGTACCAAAGACAAAGTACATAGCATGTGTTTGCGTCAAAGGTTTGATTCCGAAAAAGGAACAGTGTGTAATCTTCTCAACGGATGAGGCTGCCAGTGCCAGTGGCACACAGAAGCTCATTAATGTGGTGGTGATAACTGTTGCATGTGTGATTGCAGTCCCCCTGACTCTGATTGTTTGCTGTGGGGCAATAAAGAAACGTTGCCAAAAAATGCTGGGGCAGCAGACAAAAGACATGCAAGACTCCTATGTAACGTTTGAGACTCTTGGTCCTGGAGGCAAGGCTAAAGGGATGGAGGGGGAATATCTGACCAGGCTAAACCCTGATGAATCCAACAGGCTCCTGTCGGCGAGGTCAAGTGTCGATTCAGAAGCTATCGCGAGGACTGAAGGGCCACCTAATGAATACTTCTGCTAA
- the lrit2 gene encoding leucine-rich repeat, immunoglobulin-like domain and transmembrane domain-containing protein 2, translating into MDVFCAVFGMFFVFDIITPGLSACLLGCSCTNENLGRTLLCMETPLAHIPENIPDDFTKIRIENCHLTELPQGSFSQVHALEFLWLNFNEITLMNIKSLEGLSNLTELRLQGNKLTSVPWTAFQSTPRLKILDLKHNRLDVLPEHALRYLPALTYLDLSFNQLSITSKEVFTNWPLYQIAEKAWGKEGLVSNVVLALHDNPWSCDCRLKGFVEFIRKVSPPVILMNSYLKCSGPGTTVDKYFHEIQLKTCMKPVASVAESNVSLSLGANATLTCLVKARPLSHIQWLYPLKIIRGFASTQTQIDEETITSQLVIPSVHLVDRGLYTCMANNFIGNSSVCISLNIDSPISSAPLPPPVPMLSSNDSPHIDIRIAKQTVYGITLEWHAVTDNPAETWFTIHFGKYDSPKKEMIFIGPGINSYSVSDLLPVTKYEVCVTLKNHPPREGQCIVFVTGSDISQLEQRERLIHIIVIVCAMVLAVPAGMYACTTEARFSCLDRCVDLWKKRRRHAEDAEGSERQNTFDSLQAASDEALYRDSEEKPTKRRKSEDRCRGGSAAHLY; encoded by the exons ATGGACGTATTTTGTGCCGTGTTTGGGATGTTCTTTGTATTTGATATCATCACCCCTGGATTATCTGCATGTCTGCTGGGTTGCTCCTGCACTAATGAGAACTTGGGAAG GACTTTGCTGTGCATGGAAACCCCCCTGGCGCACATCCCAGAGAACATCCCTGATGATTTTACTAAAATCCGAATTGAAAACTGCCACCTGACTGAGTTACCCCAAGGTTCCTTCTCTCAAGTTCATGCCTTAGAGTTCCTCTGGCTAAATTTCAATGAGATCACGCTGATGAACATCAAAAGCCTGGAGGGCCTCTCCAACCTGACCGAGCTAAGGCTACAAGGCAACAAGCTGACTTCGGTACCATGGACAGCATTTCAGAGCACACCAAGACTCAAAATTTTGGACCTGAAGCACAATCGGTTAGATGTGTTGCCGGAGCACGCTTTGAGATACTTGCCTGCACTGACCTACTTAGATTTATCCTTCAATCAGCTTAGCATCACATCAAAGGAAGTGTTCACAAATTGGCCTCTTTACCAAATAGCAGAGAAAGCGTGGGGGAAAGAAGGTCTGGTCTCCAATGTGGTCTTAGCGCTACATGACAACCCCTGGTCGTGTGACTGCCGCCTTAAAGGTTTCGTTGAATTCATCCGTAAGGTGAGCCCTCCTGTCATCCTCATGAACTCTTACTTGAAGTGCTCTGGCCCAGGCACCACAGTGGACAAATATTTCCATGAGATCCAGCTGAAAACCTGCATGAAGCCGGTGGCCTCGGTGGCAGAGTCTAACGTTAGTTTGTCTCTGGGAGCAAATGCAACGCTGACGTGCCTAGTCAAAGCCAGGCCACTTTCACACATTCAATGGCTGTATCCTCTCAAGATCATCAGAGGATTTGCTT CTACCCAGACTCAGATAGATGAGGAGACCATCACATCCCAGTTGGTGATCCCGTCCGTGCACCTGGTAGATCGTGGACTCTACACTTGCATGGCGAACAACTTCATTGGCAACTCCTCTGTTTGTATCTCACTCAACATTGATTCCCCCATTTcttcagctcctcttcctccacctgtACCCATGCTGTCATCTAATGACAGTCCCCACATTGACATCCGCATCGCCAAGCAGACTGTCTATGGCATCACCTTGGAGTGGCATGCCGTGACGGACAATCCAGCAGAAACCTGGTTCACCATTCACTTTGGTAAGTACGATTCACCCAAGAAAGAGATGATCTTCATTGGCCCTGGCATAAACAGTTACTCGGTCAGCGACTTGCTTCCTGTCACCAAATATGAGGTGTGCGTCACCTTGAAAAACCACCCCCCCAGAGAGGGCCAGTGCATCGTCTTTGTGACAGGTAGCGACATTAGTCAGCTGGAGCAGAGGGAGAGACTCATCCACATCATTGTCATTGTGTGCGCCATGGTACTGGCAGTGCCAGCAGGCATGTACGCATGCACCACGGAGGCTAGGTTCAGCTGCCTGGACCGCTGTGTGGATCTgtggaagaagaggaggaggcatGCTGAGGACGCAGAGGGATCAGAAAGGCAGAACACCTTTGACAGCCTGCAGGCAGCCAGCGATGAAGCCCTGTATAGGGACTCAGAGGAAAAACCAACAAAGAGGCGGAAATCTGAAGACAGGTGCAGAGGGGGAAGTGCTGCTCATCTATACTAG